From Glycine soja cultivar W05 chromosome 4, ASM419377v2, whole genome shotgun sequence, the proteins below share one genomic window:
- the LOC114409708 gene encoding thioredoxin-like 1-2, chloroplastic yields the protein MACSLNSVFRVPDLNESMFGSRTKGALVPCPSKTGKVKSWGCSVLSNAFMGKSISLDEKGSGCCNSKSSSNIPVHAQATICVSKALKWWKKTLKPNMIEIHSAQELVHSLVNAGDSLLVVDFYSPGCGGCKALHPKICQIAELYPNATFLKVNYEELKTMCHGLRIHVLPFFRFYRGSEGRVCSFSCTNATIKKFKDALAKHGSERCSFGPTKGLEESELKILASIGEINSSPLLCPKLGKLEDLVMESHDFSGVWSMESNSRGIMLDAIY from the exons ATGGCGTGTTCCTTGAACAGTGTTTTCCGTGTTCCTGACTTGAATGAGAGCATGTTTGGTTCCAGAACCAAAGGGGCTTTAGTGCCTTGTCCTTCAAAAACTGGCAAAGTTAAATCATGGGGTTGTTCTGTTTTGAGTAATGCTTTCATGGGAAAATCCATTTCTCTTGATGAAAAGGGTTCAGGATGTTGCAACTCAAAATCCTCCAGTAATATCCCTGTTCAT GCACAAGCAACAATTTGTGTTAGCAAGGCTTTGAAGTGGTGGAAGAAGACCCTAAAGCCTAATATGATTGAGATCCATTCAGCACAAGAACTGGTCCATTCTTTGGTCAACGCTGGCGATTCATTGCTTGTGGTTGATTTCTATTCACCTGGTTGTGGAGGCTGCAAAGCCCTTCATCCTAAg ATCTGTCAAATAGCTGAATTGTACCCAAATGCAACCTTTCTGAAAGTCAATTACGAGGAACTGAAAACAATGTGTCACGGTTTACGAATTCACGTGTTACCCTTCTTCAGGTTCTATAGAGGTTCGGAGGGTCGAGTTTGTAGCTTCAGCTGTACCAATGCCACT ATCAAGAAATTTAAGGACGCTTTGGCAAAGCATGGGAGTGAACGGTGTAGTTTTGGTCCAACAAAAGGTTTGGAAgaatccgagttaaaaatttTGGCTTCTATTGGTGAAATTAATTCTTCTCCGTTACTATGTCCTAAGCTAGGGAAATTGGAAGATTTGGTTATGGAGAGCCATGATTTTTCTGGGGTTTGGAGCATGGAAAGTAATAGCAGGGGAATTATGCTGGATGctatatattga